GCAAATCTCGGGTGCCAAACCTGTCGAGTTCGCAGCAAGCGAATGGAGTTCAGTGAGGACATCACGCCAAACGAGATTGGACGAGTCGCAAGCTACTGATGACACGTTGTCGGTGGCATGATGAGGGCGACGCCGCAACCTACTGCGACCCTCGAGCCGCACAGCTTCGGCCAAATGGGGCTGTGTTTGCTAGCGCTGACGAACAGGACGTAAAAGGGAGACCGCTCAGCCACCCCTTACCGAAGAGTGTCCGCATTTGGCGTGTGTGACGGGGCTATATGCAAGCTTCCACGATCATGCTTTGGCCTGCTCGGCTGAAGTGTGATTGAAGGCAACTGCAAGATTGGACTTAGGTACTTTGGAATTGTCCTCGTGATTGTTCACCCAATCAGTGGACACGAGCGCAGCGAGTATCGTCCGCAAGGACGATTGCATTTGATTCTATGGTTTCAGGCTGAACCATCATGCTGCGGCATTGGCAGCTAATTGATCCGGCCGTCGACGATACGAAATGATCCAGTTAAGGGAGAAATGGAGCTGGGGGTACTTTTGCTTATACTCCTGCTGGTATTGCACCGGTTAAATCGGCTCGAGCACTCTCCACCTGATCGAGCAAATTTTGTAGCTCGCCTTTTAGGTCGTCATGGTCAGGACCATACTCAATCACAGCTATGTTGTACGTTGCCCGCCAATCACGAATCATGAATTCATGCTTGCCCTGTTTTATGAGCGCATAATGAGGCTTACTTTGACGCCCCGATATTCGGACATCCTCAAGCAACAGGAGGATGTCAGGATCCTCTAGGCCGCAGCCGATGAAAACAATCGTGTTCGTTAAAAAGATTGCTCTCAGAACATCATAGAACCTTGGATAGTCTCTTTTCGCCTCGTGATATTGAGCCTTAGTGAAGATCATTTCATCGATTTTGTCGATGGTGCCATGCGCCTTCACGATGAGCCTCGTATCGGATCGAAGCTCATCAGCTAGAATTGCTGCTCTATAATCTATGATTTTAAATGCATCCATTCCACCTGGAGCCGAAAAGCAATACCGTTCATAGATCTTATCAAAATTGGTCGTGATCACTATTCGAGCATCGAGAGCATTGATGATGCGATGTAGTTCGCTGGGCTCAAAGTGAGGGCTATTGAAATGGCTATCTAGGAATGCGTGATAGTCCGCTTGATCGGACAGATCCTTAATCGCTTGAAGCGCTACTAGAAGCTTTCCTTCCGATATCAAAGCGTCTACCGCCGCACGCTTTGTCGGATCTTTCACCAAAGAGCAAGCCGCTGAAAGAAAGGTCTTCCAGTCCGGCGGTCGATTACCAGCCGGATTGCTGGCGGTAGCAGATACGCCAGCACCCAGGAAGAGAACACATCGCCCTTTGGCGATTTCGTTTATCAAGGTTGAGGGCCAGTCGATCATGGGCGCTGAACATCCGCAGCGGCTTGGCTATTCACATTGTTCAGCAAGCGATGACACACGACTTTCATCAGCTGTGCATAGTCAGCTACTTGGCGCACTTGATTCCCAACAACTGCCTTGTGTTGTGTAAGTGCGTGAATTGGCACCCGCTGTGACTGAGCAAGGGGAACCAGACTGTAGAGAAACGGGATGTGTCCCAGTTCTAGATCTTCGAACTTCAAAAAGTCAGGTATAAAGGCGCCGAGGCTTTCTTGCACCGTCTCAGGGATATCTTGAATTATTTCGTCATAAGCCTTTACCGGACGGGCCTTTTCTTTGAATTTTCGTTTGACATACTGCTGAACTGAATATCCGGCCAAACGAAATTTTACACTCGTGTCCACGATTCCAGAAAATTCGCTCAGTATCGTCTCGTTCTTTCGCTTGAGATTAGCGACAGCTCTCTCATAGTCATCCGACCAACTCTTGATCCATGCGGAGATATTCCGGATGCCCAAGAGGCTGAAAATGTCGGACCCGAATGGCGTGACGATGTAATCACAGCTCAACAGAATTGTACGATTTAGGGCGCCGAGCGACGGACCAACATCGAAAACAATGAGGTCATATCGGTCGCCGATTGAATGAAGCAACTGCGACATCCAGTTGCTGATTCTATAGCCCCGGATCGGATCGGCGCCTTGCAGATCGCTCCAAGCTTGACTGAGCCGATCTTCAACAAGGGACATATTGGGATGCCCTGCGATTAGGTCGGTCTTGTAAGCGTTTTCTGATGACCTCACGGGCTCGAATGTCCCTTCGATCGAAGGCTCGCCTCGCTCTAGTGGTTTAAGGTAGTGATAAAGCGTCTTTCGAGCGCTGAAACGATCCCAGTAGATTTCACCCAGCAGATCCTCCTCGAGGACCGACTGAGTTGCATTGCATTGCGGATCACCATCCACTAGCAGCACCCTCTTGCCGAGGTGCATGTTCAGGTAAGAAACGACGTTGCAGGCTAGGGTCGTCTTCCCAACGCCGCCTTTATTATTGAAAAAGACGATTGTCTTGGCGGTCAATGGCGACCTCTATCTCTGATTGTACCAAACGACATCAGACGTGGACGGAAGAATCAAGCTGATAAGTAGCCGTTTTCCATAGGTTTCAAATTGATAAAAAGGATGATATTCCTCGCCTTGGATTGGGCGAGAGGCATTTTGTGCAAATCTTCTTCCGAAAGACTTCCTCGATTGGTAACTCACAAACAGAGAAGCGTCTGTCCAGCGACGTGCAGATAGCTCTGCGCTATGTGAAGAGTTCAAACGAAGATTTCGTTGTGAACGATAGCGCCTGGTACTGGAAAAATCCTGCGGGCAAGGCAAAGCCCTCCGTAACCAACTCGGCAAAGTTTATTACGGGGCGCTTCCAGTCAAAGTTACGGGAGCTCGGTTGGGCCACTGACAAGACGATCCTTGATCAAGAAATCGACGGATACCTTGAGGTCGAAGACGAGTTCGCACTCTACCGCTTGGAAGCGAGCCGCCTTATTGAGCTGTTGCAGGCCTATGAAAAGCTCTCGGGAGCATCAGCGGGTCCAATCGCAACGTCAATCCATCAGAGTTATTGTCTTCGAGCGTCGCCTGGGTTGATCCCGGCGCTCAAGGGTTTGGAACATTTCTTCAGTCGTAGTGATGCCAAGACCACTTTTCGGTGCGGCGTGGAGTTTGAAACGGGGAATATTGCAAGTTCGTTTCGAGCAGCAATGAAGTTGGACTATCTTTTCAAAGAGAAGGCGCTCGATCTCGGCATCTTCATTACTTCGAATGACAAAGCAAATTGCGCTGCCCGCATATGGCCTGTCTCGAATCGCAACGGCAGTTTCCAGGAATTGGACAGGCGCAATTTTAGCGAGGCTGTCACAATCCCATTGTGGGAGATCGGCTTTGCGCCGGATCGGTTCGATGCGAATGCAAAGTACCTCGCCGAGGACGGCTCTCTCTACGAGATGAATGCTACTGGGAAGCAAGAAAGGATCGATTCAGTCCTGTACGATCAATATTCAGACATCAGGGGGCATATCAAACTTAAGCCGGTTGATTAATCCTCAACGTGATCGTCGTTGCGGTGATGTTTGATTTCCGCATCTTCCAGCCGGTCGACAATTACATCACAAAAATCCAACTCGATGCCAAGCCAACGGCGGTGCTTCTTTTCGCAAACTGCGAAGGTAGTTCCACTGCCACCGAAGGGGTCAAGGACGACGTCTCCCGCACGGGTGGATAGCTCCACTACTCGATCTACCAGCCGAGTAGACAGCGCATTGGCTCTCCGGTT
The window above is part of the Bradyrhizobium sp. PSBB068 genome. Proteins encoded here:
- a CDS encoding SIR2 family protein codes for the protein MIDWPSTLINEIAKGRCVLFLGAGVSATASNPAGNRPPDWKTFLSAACSLVKDPTKRAAVDALISEGKLLVALQAIKDLSDQADYHAFLDSHFNSPHFEPSELHRIINALDARIVITTNFDKIYERYCFSAPGGMDAFKIIDYRAAILADELRSDTRLIVKAHGTIDKIDEMIFTKAQYHEAKRDYPRFYDVLRAIFLTNTIVFIGCGLEDPDILLLLEDVRISGRQSKPHYALIKQGKHEFMIRDWRATYNIAVIEYGPDHDDLKGELQNLLDQVESARADLTGAIPAGV
- a CDS encoding AAA family ATPase, with the translated sequence MTAKTIVFFNNKGGVGKTTLACNVVSYLNMHLGKRVLLVDGDPQCNATQSVLEEDLLGEIYWDRFSARKTLYHYLKPLERGEPSIEGTFEPVRSSENAYKTDLIAGHPNMSLVEDRLSQAWSDLQGADPIRGYRISNWMSQLLHSIGDRYDLIVFDVGPSLGALNRTILLSCDYIVTPFGSDIFSLLGIRNISAWIKSWSDDYERAVANLKRKNETILSEFSGIVDTSVKFRLAGYSVQQYVKRKFKEKARPVKAYDEIIQDIPETVQESLGAFIPDFLKFEDLELGHIPFLYSLVPLAQSQRVPIHALTQHKAVVGNQVRQVADYAQLMKVVCHRLLNNVNSQAAADVQRP